CATAGGTTGATCCCAAAACACCGGTATACCAATCATCTGATGCTCCAGCAGCAGGatctgaaagaaaataaataggatGTAATATGAACTTGGTGAAATGCATATTTTCCAGGCTTGGATCTAGTGTCGTTCATACATTCCGTTCAATTTTATACGCATAAGGGTCtgaatacagaaaaaaatcttcaaatacatattttattcggGAACCAAAGCAAAAACCATGTGGCCAAACGAATACTTGGTGATCAATTTAAGTCTACATTTATTTGACTACGTTATTACTTACTTGTTGTCCAGGGACTCTGAGGGTCTAACGATTTACTAGTGAttaaaattgtgtgtattttaggcatgttaaaaggggaaaaaatgaaaaaatccagTGTAActatgacaatttgaataatgtttttttaggagagcagctacaatcagctgtaacaaaggaggagggagagaaggaaattggtaaaaatactccaatgtcgattccCAATTATattcagagtccaacaaggacttacaattataactctgcaacaaatcttcaagattAAATGAGTCTTAAATAAGTTCACTACTtgggaataaaataataatgacaattgctaAGTAAAAGATAAGTAATCTtcatcagattaccaattaaaaaatatatcactatGAATTACTCTATAGTTGACTACACATACTCCACAAATTAAAcctataaattgaattaacaagtGGAATTCtctgaagaaaagaaaacattgcATACGTCAAATCTCTAAGTGATGTCATCTGTGgccatttatatgtatatcagCAGGGATGAGAATACTGTCTAAATTGAGGTGAGCGCataaaccataaaatatgtGGTAACTTTGAGAAACGAAATATCCCTATAAACTTGATTGTTCCTTTGCTCGCTGAAAAATGATCACAATGTTACTTCCTTAACGCAAAAATACCCtatgcattttgttgtcagctgtcaatccCCTCGTTTACCTTGATgtgtcatggctatttcataatttattatgacctgaagaagaagatcaaggaggaacCCACAAAATCTATGAATCGCCTCTCGAACTTGTCGGACATGGACGAGGGGACAAGCAGGAGGGTTGTGAAGGAtgacttggggttgtcctcttacacaaggaccccgcgccacctgttgacggacactctgaaggaaaagAGACTGCAGTGGTGCAAGAAAGGTCGtacgtggatcaaggcaaatggatccacagtaaaaaaattatctgacgagaagattttcaccgtgggcCAGGTCTATAACCGTTGGCTtgggatcaccagaggaggtcaaggaGGTGTTGTGTACAATTATCCTGGGGCTCGTGacgtccgacggcaagaagatgctcccttcttttttaaggctagGGAGAAAATCgaccaggaggcctactacaaggtggtGATGATCCCTATACTCCCATGGCTGAAGTCCACCTTCCCAAAGGACAACTATGTGGAGATCTAAGATGGTGCACCTGCACGCACATCGGCCAAATGCAGAAGTTCTTCGCCGACAACATGGCttatttttggcccaaggacatgtggccatcatcttcgccggatATGAGCCTGTTGGACTTTGTTGTGTGGagtactttggagagggagactaaccaaACATCTAACTCGAACATGGACTCTCTGAAGACCGCCATTGTGAAAGAGTGCAACAGCTTGTCAGAGAAGTTCaacatcaactcctgcaagggtTTCCACCACCGTGTGgagctgtgattgctgctgagggtggccatattgattgaacatgttcacaaaggggTCGTGTCTCcgagttttgtttaaaaaaattcaaacttatttatcaaaaaataaaattattgacatttttctaaaatcagccATTCAGTCACTTTTGGCTTCCAAACTctgtatacttatttttaaattaatgccATCCTCAATTTCGCCAATATTCACAATTCTATAAATCAGAGAtacttttttcatgattttttttattctcatgcCCAATTTTGTGacttaataagaataaatctTACAGGTATTAGAAAGGGACTACAAAACATATATCGTACTTCAAAGTGGACATCTCGTGAGGAAATAAGTTTTTATGTACCCAAATCAATTTGGGTAAAAAAGAATCTCGTGATCATTATTtcgtttttaaaacaatgaaaggaaggaaattaaCGAATGAGTAGCGGAATGGATGAACAGACAAAGTGTGAAGGGGTCCAAGCCTCATACTGTGAAAACTCAATCAAAGATAGACGCATGCATATAAGTCTTTGGTCGAGTTTCGACATTtcctttgtataaaatattattttaacccTTATCtattcctctaaaaaaaaaaaatactatgtatgaTTAGTGAGACCAAATATGAAGAAAGATGATATGatagcaaaatatttgtaatcataaaaaaaaaggtaatttcgtatttcccgccctttttttataatgaagtatatcttgttcattaatGGTCACATGGGATGATACAATAAAGCGTTGCAAAGGTGGGAGTGTATACTACCAACTCTTTTTGGAAAGTATTGCTCTTGTCGTTTTGAACCACTTGCAGAAGGTgggatataaaaagaaactcaaatagGAGAGGAGTCGTTTTTCATCATGATAATGCCAGGCTGGACACATAtttgatgacgcaccagaagctctgggagctttgatgggaagttcttatgcatccaccctacagtccagacttggcaccaagtgactactcCCTGTTCCTGTCCATGACCAACCTGCTTGGGGGAACacatttggcctcaatagaggcctatAAAAATTAGTTGCCCGAGTTTTTGAccaatatgaaaacaaaaaaatatgaaattggattctcgttggcaacaagttatcaaacagaaatAGAATACTTGGTTTAAATCAGGATGATTATAACACTTCTGATAAAGGATCGAAATAAAgcgaaatacgaaattactttttccccaacctaatataataACTTACATAAATCAGCTGCATTGATCACTTTGAATCCAGCGTTATGTACTTTGTTCAATGCATCCACAGCGTTCTCTGCAAGAtctatctaaaaataaagaaaatgtatttactaatattgttaataaataggtatttttccAAATGAAAATGAAGCTTACAAGCTCGTCGTAATTATCAGGATATGTGCCGGTGGCGTATCCGTAGGGTACCAACCACAAATTTGCAGCACTATGAAGAGACATACTCAAAACTGGAGTGGGCTGTAATTTTTCCACATATTGTCGAATAGCATCTGTTTCAGGTTCAGAGAATGCTTTTACTCCAGGGTAGACATCAGTACATGGATTATTACTCACACCAGattctacatatgtattatacacatcatattatgtataatgtaaaacaagctaaaaaatataattaccatGCCAATGGAAGGCCCAATTTCTGTTAGGATCAACACCTTTGCAGAAAGATCCCTGATTCTTGCTCCTAGTTTTTCTCCACATCCgcctctatttaaaaaatatatatatataaagtcataTTCTATTTGCATCACACGTAGAAATTTTATATCTCACATGTTCTCTGCTAAACTCGTAGCCATCGGGGTTAACGGAAGGCATGATATGGAAATTGAATTGGTCGAGGTAGCGAGCATTTTCAGGATCTTCCAGAAGACTATGAATAATGTATGTGCCCATTGCAGGTGCAATCCATTCACGTGCATGAATTCCAGCCTCGATGAAGATATTTGGAGCATTTGGTCCAGCCTTGAGAATCTTGATGACCTTCAAATCTCTACCTTCGTAGGATTTTCCATAGGTTTCAACTTGGACAAAGTCGTTATCAGCTTCAAGTTCATGCAAGTAAGCAAAGATCTAGAGCAAGAAAAACTCATTTAGGGGTGAAAATCAAACTTATTTGTGTCTCTTACATCATCTGAGCTGTAGTAGTTTTCAAAGTcaatggatctggatgaagttttgagttttcttaaaacattttgaatGGTGGAAGCTCTTTGATTTGTACTATTAGAAGGATTTGACAATAAGTCATAGACCGAGTAATGATAGACATAAAGGCAGTAGCCGAAATATATTTAAGAGTGGGGGGAGAGGCAGCTTCTCGTGAGGAGGATATGTCGTCTGAGTTGTTTAATCTCTATCCTCCTGATCTATCATctgtataaatatgttaaaagcTATGAACTTACATTTCCACATCCTCAATCAAAAGAGTAGAGGCAATGGATTGCTCTTTCAAGAACTTTTCGAATTCAGAAACGTGTCCAGGAGCAACCATCACTTTAGCATAAGAGCCAACGCGTGGAGTGACCCAGAAGTCATAGACTCCTTCATCTGCGGATTTGATGAATTTGATCAATTCAATGGCTTTTGCTTTTGAATGAATAACTTCGGTTTGGAATACTTTGTATCTATTCCatgataatgattaattattgaaaacgaacaaaggaaataatttagTCTCTTACCCATTGTAGTTGCAATTTGCAAGAGCAAATAAAAGTGTGAAACAAGTCAGTTTGGACCACATTATGGAAACTGATTCTCTAACTGATTTACTTTGTCCTTTATAAAggtctaaaaagtatttttaatttttgataagaaaattttTGTTCTACGTTTAGTATTTGGTCAAATATTTTGCGTATCGATGTAATAcagattaaatatttgtagaacAAATAATACTGTAGAGTTAATATCAACATATTAATCTTTATCTAAATCGTTTCTTCTGATTTTCTCCGTTATGTCACTGGCCAggttaataagtaattttattaagtaCTGGTAGGTGTACCCGACATTGCTCTGAGTAATTTGTTAAACaataactaagggtgataattttggtaagaatagaaaagcgtgagaggagaagagaagatatacttatggcatcattgattaaataatatatatcttcttctatcaatcaagaacggtATCATtccccgcctttattattcaatattattattatgttattatattatgttctggatttctgaaaatggaggcccaggaatttggaaaatacttaccggatgagaaacagatggctggtcggatttgtcgatataaatgtgcctttagtcccctgtctagaattccatgccactcattatcctcatctcatatcaagagcatgaatattcatctataaaatcaagttcacgatgaatacatcaagtcagactttaactttcaTCTCAAAAAGATGCTGATTGCATGTACCTTATTccttgctaatcatctacgttcaaaaaatttatgaagaaatacacgggtaaacctatcccttcccaaggaaccatcattaaattaatggaggatgttggtactgatttatagaaatatttataaaaatgttttgaatcatccacaccaaatgacgatcaaattatcagtaaaaagtataaaatgtttactaatttcgaaatggaactctgaattttctactatctaacagtaagtattcaattttttaaatctaaccataaaatgtGATTCtcttttagctaaacatatcaagaattatgatacacaactcattcaatggcaaaaaaaaaaaaagtgcttaaatggtcacaacaacggaggcagtagctttggatggttcgcaacgagtttgtctgagactagtttcttcacttaaagacttgggtataatcattaggttttccaatattacatagtcaataaatattactttttttatcacttaaggctatggttgataggctccaagaaatggtgttcagaaaactcaaaaacaactgcttaaatgggaacaacaacgggggtagttgcattgggtgtagcaatataattagcaattgtgtatatccttcatgataatagtatgttgttatataagcataaat
The Lepeophtheirus salmonis chromosome 10, UVic_Lsal_1.4, whole genome shotgun sequence DNA segment above includes these coding regions:
- the LOC121125232 gene encoding carboxypeptidase B; this translates as MWSKLTCFTLLFALANCNYNGYKVFQTEVIHSKAKAIELIKFIKSADEGVYDFWVTPRVGSYAKVMVAPGHVSEFEKFLKEQSIASTLLIEDVEITNQRASTIQNVLRKLKTSSRSIDFENYYSSDDIFAYLHELEADNDFVQVETYGKSYEGRDLKVIKILKAGPNAPNIFIEAGIHAREWIAPAMGTYIIHSLLEDPENARYLDQFNFHIMPSVNPDGYEFSREHRRMWRKTRSKNQGSFCKGVDPNRNWAFHWHESGVSNNPCTDVYPGVKAFSEPETDAIRQYVEKLQPTPVLSMSLHSAANLWLVPYGYATGTYPDNYDELIDLAENAVDALNKVHNAGFKVINAADLYPAAGASDDWYTGVLGSTYVYTVELRQGGMFGFDLPPSKIKASGEELWKAMEVVFDRVHQVSTQ